Part of the Streptomyces sp. WMMC500 genome is shown below.
CACCGCGGGCCCCAGCGCGGTCGTCGGCCACGAGGAGGTCGTGCTCGTCGCCGGCCCCGCCCACCCGCTGGCGGGCGCGGCGGAGGTCACCGAGGCGGACGTGCTGGCCGCCGACTTCCTCGTCGCGGAGCCGGGCTGCAGCTCGACCGTCCTCTACGACCGCCTCACCCGCGACCTCCCCACCCGCACCCGCGCCGCCACGGCCGCCGGCTCCCTGCCCGCGCTGCGCCGCCTGGCGGCGCACGGCCGCGGCCTGGCGCTGCTGCCCAGGCTGGCCGTCGTACGGGACCTGGAGGACGGCGGCCTCGTCGACCTCACGCTGGCCCCGCGCCCCGGCCCGGTCGCGATCGAGGCCCGCTGGCGCCGGGACCCGGGCCAGGCGGAACCCACACTGCGCGCGGTCCTCCGCCTCGCCCGCCGCCACACCGACCAGCTCCCCGCCTCGCCCGCCCGCCGGCGGGCCCCGGCCCCCACGGCCTGACGCGCGCGGTGGTACGGCCCGGCGGTCCTCACCCCACCACCCGGGGCAGGAGCGCGGACGCGACCGTGGCGTTCGGCCGGCGCCCGCGCGAGCTACTCCGCTGTGCGAGCAGCCCCTCGCCCCGTGCTCACCACGTCTTCCCGGCCTGCTCGCCGGTCGTGCGGTTGATCCGGTTGAAGAAGTTCGTCAGCGCGATCTCCAGAGTGATCGCCCCCAACTCCTCCTCGCCGAAGTGCTTCGCGGCCGTCGCCCAGACCTCGTCCGTCACCCCCGGCGCGCCGTCCTGAAGCCGGGTGGCGGCCTCCGCAAGAGCGAGGGCCGCCCGTTCCGCGTCCGTGAAGAACGGGGTGTCGCGCCACGCGACCACGTGGTGCAGGCGCTCGTCGGTCTCGCCCGCCTCCTTCGCCGCGCGGATCGTCGCGAAGACGCAGGGACTGCAGCCGTTGATCTGGCTGGTGCGCAGGTGGACCAGCGACAGCAGCCGCTGGTCGACGCCCGCCGCGTGGATCGCCTTGTACAGGTGCCGGACCGCCGTGGTCACGTCGGGGTTGGCCGGGCTCGTCATGCGTGCTTCCATCGGTGCTGCTCCCTCATCGGTTACCTGTGCCCCTCCGGGCCCGTCATCCCTCATGACGGAGCAGCACCGAGGAAGGTAACCGCATGTCCGACCCCACCGCCGACGTGGCCCAGGCGTTCGAGGCCCAGCGCGACCGCCTGCGCTCGGTCGCGTACCGCATGCTCGGGTCGCACGCCGACGCCGAGGACGTCGTCCAGGAGGCGTGGCTGCGCCTCGCCCGCCAGGACGCGGCCGGCATCCGCAACCTTCCCGGCTGGCTGACCACCGTCATCGGCCGGATCTGCCTCGATGTTCTCCGCGCCCGCCAGGCCCGCCCGGAGGCGGTCTACGACGACCGGCTGCCCGAGGTGGTCGTGGCGCCCGACGACGGGCCCGCGCCCGAGGACGACGCGGTGCTCGCCGACTCCGTCGGGCTCGCGCTGCTGGTCGTCCTGGAGTCGCTCGGCCCCGCCGAGCGGCTGGCGTTCGTGTTGCACGACATGTTCGCCGTGCCGTTCGACGAGATCGGCCGGATCCTCGGGAAGTCCACCGCCGCTGCCAAGATGCTCGCCAGCCGTGCCCGCGGGAAGGTGCGGACGGGCGCACGGCCCGCCGGGGCGGTGCGAGAGCAGCGGGCCGTCGTGGAGGCGTTCCTGGCGGCGTCCCGGCGCGGTGACTTCGAGGGGTTGGTACGGGTGCTTCACCCCGACGTGAAGCTGACCGTCGACACCCCCGCCGGCACCGTCGTCACCCTCGGCGCGACCAAGGTCGCCGCCGGGGCGCAGGTGTCCGGCGGCGTCGCCGCGCGAGAGCGGGCGGTGCTCGTGGACGGCAGGCCCGGGATGGTCTCGTGGCACGGGGACGGCAGGCCGCGGGCGGTGCTCGCGTTCACGGTGGACCGGGGGCAGATCACCGGGATCCGGATCGTCGTGGATCCCGCCCGGCTCGCGCGGCTTGACTTGCCGGA
Proteins encoded:
- a CDS encoding LysR family transcriptional regulator, with the translated sequence MDSRYLRAFVTVAETGGISAAAERLGYAQSSLSAQLRRLEQELGVTVVVRTSTGASLTEAGSRLLPYAREALEIDERMRSAAAASRPRLRIGAPETLAGEWLPDIVTALDYGAGGPDADAEISVVVGSRERLAEQLAAGELDLAFHFDDGSRTAGPSAVVGHEEVVLVAGPAHPLAGAAEVTEADVLAADFLVAEPGCSSTVLYDRLTRDLPTRTRAATAAGSLPALRRLAAHGRGLALLPRLAVVRDLEDGGLVDLTLAPRPGPVAIEARWRRDPGQAEPTLRAVLRLARRHTDQLPASPARRRAPAPTA
- a CDS encoding carboxymuconolactone decarboxylase family protein → MEARMTSPANPDVTTAVRHLYKAIHAAGVDQRLLSLVHLRTSQINGCSPCVFATIRAAKEAGETDERLHHVVAWRDTPFFTDAERAALALAEAATRLQDGAPGVTDEVWATAAKHFGEEELGAITLEIALTNFFNRINRTTGEQAGKTW
- a CDS encoding sigma-70 family RNA polymerase sigma factor encodes the protein MSDPTADVAQAFEAQRDRLRSVAYRMLGSHADAEDVVQEAWLRLARQDAAGIRNLPGWLTTVIGRICLDVLRARQARPEAVYDDRLPEVVVAPDDGPAPEDDAVLADSVGLALLVVLESLGPAERLAFVLHDMFAVPFDEIGRILGKSTAAAKMLASRARGKVRTGARPAGAVREQRAVVEAFLAASRRGDFEGLVRVLHPDVKLTVDTPAGTVVTLGATKVAAGAQVSGGVAARERAVLVDGRPGMVSWHGDGRPRAVLAFTVDRGQITGIRIVVDPARLARLDLPDPA